The Prevotella melaninogenica ATCC 25845 genome includes a window with the following:
- a CDS encoding glycosyltransferase, whose translation MFTFDNTTIIISVVLLLVALLTSFLNPFFRKVRIAEYGLPTSTAESEEISKEDERIEEENETITEPIVIEEQLPTLPPISIIFTPHDNAQELAKNLPLYLNQNYPADFQVIVVAPQNDHETSDVLKRFASNSHLYTTFIPESSRYMSKKKLAITLGVKAAKYDWVIMADICCYPTGDNWLQAIARNCQEDKELVVGYTRYEDETPAYRHFERHYLARYFMCEYQHNKAYACPFNALAFRKATFLREEGFRGNLKYIRGEYDFMVNKYAKGSNLAFENSPEGTLIEETPTEKVWLSTHLFYMENRQHLQRTPQHRLLPYIDQTALHGNYLLQCVALAGSLLLGMWTIAVAAGLSLILTIILRLVMAKKALRRFDIDIPAWKIIPYELAIAWKHLGYKLKYHRADKYDFISHKL comes from the coding sequence ATGTTCACTTTTGATAATACGACCATCATCATCTCAGTAGTGTTGCTTTTAGTAGCATTGCTGACTTCTTTTCTCAATCCTTTCTTCCGAAAAGTAAGGATTGCAGAGTATGGTCTGCCAACTTCCACAGCCGAAAGTGAAGAAATAAGTAAGGAAGATGAGCGTATAGAGGAGGAGAATGAAACGATAACGGAGCCAATTGTCATTGAAGAACAACTCCCAACTTTACCTCCTATCTCGATTATCTTTACACCCCATGACAATGCACAGGAACTTGCAAAGAACCTCCCACTCTATCTGAATCAGAACTATCCAGCAGACTTTCAGGTGATTGTTGTGGCTCCACAGAATGATCATGAGACGAGTGATGTACTGAAACGCTTTGCATCTAACTCGCATCTATACACCACTTTCATCCCTGAATCATCACGTTATATGAGCAAGAAGAAGCTTGCTATAACATTAGGAGTGAAGGCTGCGAAGTATGATTGGGTGATAATGGCTGACATCTGTTGCTATCCAACGGGTGATAACTGGCTGCAAGCTATAGCCAGAAACTGCCAAGAAGACAAAGAACTCGTTGTGGGCTATACTCGTTATGAGGATGAAACACCCGCTTATCGACACTTCGAAAGACATTATTTGGCACGCTATTTTATGTGTGAATATCAGCATAATAAGGCATACGCGTGCCCGTTTAACGCTTTAGCATTCCGTAAAGCCACTTTCTTACGTGAAGAGGGATTCCGTGGGAACTTGAAGTATATACGTGGAGAGTACGATTTCATGGTGAACAAATACGCCAAAGGTAGCAACTTGGCCTTTGAAAATTCGCCTGAAGGAACACTCATAGAAGAGACGCCAACAGAGAAAGTCTGGCTCAGCACCCACCTTTTCTATATGGAGAATCGCCAACACTTGCAACGAACACCACAACATCGTCTTCTCCCATATATCGACCAAACGGCTCTGCATGGTAACTACCTCCTACAATGTGTTGCACTTGCTGGCTCGCTCCTCCTCGGTATGTGGACTATCGCTGTTGCGGCTGGACTGTCGCTTATCCTCACTATCATCCTGCGTTTAGTCATGGCGAAGAAAGCCTTAAGACGTTTCGACATTGATATTCCAGCCTGGAAAATTATCCCATACGAGCTTGCTATCGCATGGAAGCACCTTGGTTATAAATTAAAATACCATCGTGCAGATAAGTATGACTTCATATCTCACAAACTATAA
- the lysA gene encoding diaminopimelate decarboxylase produces MVQKFPIDKFKKIETPFYYYDCDLLRETLQAINKELKKYENFIVHYAIKANANAKVLNVIQQTGMGADCVSGGEIQRCLDCGFPADKIVYAGVGKSDWEINLGLDHDIFCFNVESVAELEVINELAAKKGKTANVCFRINPDVGAHTHEKITTGLAENKFGIAMQDMLPTILEASRMSNIHFIGLHFHIGSQLLEMTDFRHLCSRINEIQDGLEQENIKIKNINVGGGLGIDYDNPDNHPIPDFKSYFYTFARYLKLREGQKLHFELGRAVVGQMGSLITRTLYVKQGTAKQFAIVDAGMTDLIRPALYQASHKIENLSNDGALHAYDVVGPICESSDVFAKEIELNTVHRGDLIAMRSAGAYGEIMASQYNCRKLPIGYTSDEL; encoded by the coding sequence ATGGTACAGAAATTCCCTATAGATAAGTTCAAGAAAATTGAAACTCCATTTTATTATTATGACTGTGACCTCTTGAGAGAGACACTACAGGCGATTAATAAAGAGTTAAAAAAATATGAAAACTTCATCGTCCACTATGCTATTAAAGCCAATGCGAACGCAAAGGTGCTGAATGTTATCCAGCAGACAGGTATGGGAGCTGACTGTGTGAGTGGTGGTGAGATACAGCGTTGCTTAGACTGTGGCTTCCCAGCAGACAAGATTGTCTATGCAGGTGTGGGTAAGTCAGACTGGGAAATCAACCTCGGATTAGACCATGACATCTTCTGTTTCAACGTAGAGAGTGTGGCTGAGTTAGAAGTTATCAATGAGTTGGCAGCGAAAAAGGGTAAGACGGCAAACGTATGTTTCCGTATCAACCCTGACGTGGGAGCACATACACATGAGAAGATTACCACTGGATTAGCTGAGAATAAGTTTGGTATTGCCATGCAAGACATGCTACCTACCATCCTTGAAGCAAGCAGGATGTCGAACATTCACTTTATCGGTTTGCACTTCCACATCGGTTCACAGCTGCTCGAAATGACTGATTTCCGTCATCTTTGCAGCCGTATCAACGAGATACAAGACGGTTTAGAGCAGGAGAATATAAAGATTAAGAATATCAATGTTGGTGGTGGATTGGGTATCGATTACGACAATCCTGACAACCATCCAATCCCTGATTTCAAGTCTTATTTCTATACCTTCGCACGCTATCTGAAACTAAGAGAAGGACAGAAACTCCACTTCGAATTGGGTCGTGCAGTCGTAGGACAGATGGGAAGTCTCATCACTCGCACCCTTTATGTGAAGCAAGGAACAGCAAAACAGTTTGCGATTGTCGATGCAGGAATGACTGACTTGATTCGTCCCGCTCTCTATCAGGCAAGCCATAAGATAGAAAACCTGTCGAACGATGGCGCTTTACACGCTTATGATGTGGTAGGACCGATTTGCGAATCGAGTGATGTCTTCGCAAAAGAAATCGAACTTAACACCGTTCATCGAGGCGACTTGATTGCGATGCGCTCTGCCGGAGCATACGGAGAAATCATGGCTTCGCAATATAATTGTAGGAAACTGCCCATAGGTTATACCTCAGACGAACTATAA
- a CDS encoding aspartate kinase: MKVMKFGGTSVGSPERMKGVASLITKSGEPTFIVLSAMSGTTNTLIEISDYLYRKNPEGANELINNLEQKYLGHVEELYSTEEYKQKTRQFLTEEFNYLRTFTKDLFTSFEEKSIVAQGEVLSTNMVVNYLQEQGIKATLLSALDFMRTDKNAEPDGQYIKEHLTAIMDENQGYQIYITQGFICRNAYGEVDNLQRGGSDYTASLVGAAINAEEIQIWTDIDGMHNNDPRVVEKTEAVRQLNFEEASELAYFGAKILHPTCVQPAKYAGIPVRLKNTMDPDAEGTIIDNTLVRRKIKAVAAKDNITAIKIKSSRMLGASGFLRKVFEIFESYQTSIDMITTSEVGVSMTIENNSHLAEIVDELKKYGTVTVDTEMCIVCVVGDLDWSNVGFETLATDAMKDIPVRMISYGGSNFNISFLIREEDKKRALQSLSTVLFN, from the coding sequence ATGAAAGTAATGAAATTTGGAGGTACATCCGTTGGTTCACCAGAACGTATGAAGGGTGTAGCTTCCTTGATAACAAAGTCAGGAGAACCAACATTTATCGTGCTCTCCGCAATGAGTGGAACGACAAACACACTGATAGAAATATCTGATTACCTCTATCGCAAGAATCCAGAGGGAGCAAACGAACTTATCAACAACCTCGAACAGAAATATCTTGGCCACGTTGAGGAACTTTACTCTACTGAGGAATACAAGCAGAAGACACGTCAGTTCTTGACAGAAGAGTTTAACTACTTGCGCACCTTCACAAAGGATTTGTTCACTTCGTTTGAGGAAAAGAGCATCGTTGCACAGGGTGAGGTACTCTCAACCAACATGGTTGTAAACTATCTGCAGGAGCAGGGCATCAAAGCAACATTACTTTCTGCACTCGACTTTATGCGCACTGACAAGAATGCAGAGCCTGACGGACAGTATATCAAAGAGCATCTGACAGCGATTATGGATGAGAATCAGGGCTATCAGATCTATATCACACAGGGCTTCATCTGCCGTAATGCCTATGGTGAGGTAGACAACTTGCAGCGTGGTGGTTCTGACTATACCGCTTCACTTGTAGGTGCTGCTATCAACGCAGAGGAGATTCAGATATGGACAGATATCGACGGAATGCACAACAATGATCCACGTGTCGTGGAGAAGACAGAGGCTGTACGCCAGCTGAACTTCGAAGAAGCATCGGAGTTGGCTTACTTCGGTGCGAAGATTCTCCACCCTACTTGCGTTCAGCCAGCTAAGTATGCTGGTATTCCTGTTCGTCTAAAGAACACGATGGACCCAGATGCAGAGGGTACTATCATCGACAACACATTGGTGAGAAGAAAGATTAAGGCTGTTGCAGCCAAAGACAATATCACTGCTATCAAGATTAAGTCAAGTCGTATGTTAGGTGCATCGGGCTTCTTACGTAAGGTATTTGAAATCTTCGAGAGCTATCAGACTTCTATCGACATGATTACTACCAGTGAGGTGGGTGTATCAATGACCATCGAGAACAATAGCCATTTGGCTGAGATTGTTGATGAGTTGAAAAAGTATGGCACCGTAACCGTTGACACAGAGATGTGTATTGTCTGTGTTGTTGGCGACCTTGATTGGAGTAATGTTGGCTTTGAGACATTGGCAACTGACGCAATGAAGGATATCCCTGTACGTATGATTAGCTATGGTGGAAGCAACTTTAACATTTCTTTCTTGATTCGCGAGGAGGATAAGAAGCGTGCCTTACAGTCATTGTCAACCGTCCTCTTTAACTAA
- a CDS encoding cell division ATP-binding protein FtsE codes for MLIDYKKVNIYQDERLILKDVDFQAETGEFIYLIGRVGSGKSSLLKTIYGELDIDSEDAEKAVVLDESMPNIKRSRIPALRKQMGIIFQDFQLLHDRSVSKNLKFVLQATGWTSKQKIERRIEEVLAQVGMTDKKNKMPSELSGGEQQRIAIARALLNTPKIIIADEPTGNLDPETAANIVSILKDSCQAGTTVIMSTHNINLIDQFPGKVYRCHEGELHQLTDKKEVCELAEETAPVETIDEP; via the coding sequence ATGTTAATAGACTACAAGAAGGTAAACATATATCAAGATGAACGCTTAATTCTGAAAGATGTTGACTTTCAGGCAGAAACAGGAGAGTTTATCTATCTCATCGGCCGTGTTGGTTCGGGCAAGAGTTCGCTATTGAAAACCATCTATGGCGAATTGGATATTGACAGCGAAGATGCTGAGAAGGCTGTTGTTCTCGACGAGAGTATGCCTAACATTAAGCGTAGTCGTATCCCTGCACTCCGCAAACAGATGGGTATTATCTTCCAAGATTTCCAACTCTTGCATGACCGCTCTGTATCAAAGAACCTCAAGTTTGTCTTGCAGGCAACAGGTTGGACCAGCAAACAGAAGATTGAACGACGCATTGAAGAAGTGTTGGCACAGGTGGGTATGACCGACAAGAAGAACAAGATGCCAAGTGAACTCTCTGGCGGTGAGCAGCAGCGTATTGCCATTGCACGCGCCTTGCTGAACACTCCTAAGATTATTATTGCCGATGAGCCTACGGGTAATCTTGACCCAGAGACGGCTGCGAACATTGTTAGTATTCTCAAAGACTCATGCCAAGCAGGCACAACGGTTATCATGTCTACCCATAACATCAACCTCATTGACCAGTTCCCCGGTAAGGTTTATCGCTGTCATGAGGGCGAACTTCACCAACTCACCGACAAGAAAGAAGTTTGCGAATTAGCAGAAGAGACGGCTCCAGTAGAGACGATTGACGAGCCATAA